The window CCGGTTTGCAGACCCGGTGCAGCGGCGCACGGTCCTCACACTGTTTCTTCACCATGTCGTAGGACGGCCCAAGGCCCTGCTTCAGCCAGTCTCCCTCGATGAAACCGGGCGCCACGGCGTTCACGCGGACCTTCGGTGCGCAGACGCGCGCCAGCGCGACGGTCATGTTGATCAAGGCGGCCTTGGACGCGCAGTAGGGAATGGAGCTGCCGGCGCCCGAGAGCCCCGCGATGCTGGCGACGTTCACGATCGCGCCGTCGCCGGACTGGACCAGGGAGGGCAATGCCGCCCGCACCATCTGGAACGGCCCCTTCAGATTCACACCGAGGATGAGGTCCCAGTCCGCGTCCTGAACCTGATCCAGCGCGTTGTGCGGAATGAAGCGCGTGACGGCCGCATTGTTGATCAGCACGTCAAGCCGCCCGAAGGCTTCGATGCTTTGCGCGACCAGCGCGCGGCATGCCGCATCGTCCGCCACATTCGCCTGCACGGCAATCGCCTCGCCACCGTACTCGCGGATGCGTTCAACGGTCGCCTCGGCATCGTCGCGCGAGGCGCTGTAGTTGACGGTGACGGCGTAGCCCTGGCGCGCGAGCTCGAATGCGGTGGCGCGGCCCACACCGCGGCTGCCGCCGGTCACCAGGGCGGCTTTCGCTGGAGGATTCACTTCGGGTACTCCCTTGGTTACACAATCGGCGCGATCGAGCCGCGGCACAGCGCGCGCCGGGCCCCGCACCGGTCATCAGCGATTGTACAGGAAAGCGCGCGCGCCTTGTGATCGCCGCTCCGGCTGCGGGTGCGATTTGACCCAAGGTGTTGCCGGTGCTACACTTCCGGCGTGCTAACCGGACTATTTCGAGGAGTGGTACGTGGATTACGAAGACGGTATCTATTTTGAAGACTTGAGCGAGGGCGACAGCGCGACCACTCCGGGGCGAACGATAACGGAAACGGATATCGTCAATTTCGCCGGCCTTTCGGGTGATTTCAACCGGATCCATACGGACGAGGTGTTTGCCGCGAACATGCATTTTGGCCAGCGCATCGCCCACGGCATGCTGGGGCTGTCCGTGGCGTCCGGTCTGGTGACGCGGAATCCCGGCGCGCAGCGGCATATGCTTGTGGCGTGGCTGGGGCTGACCTGGGATTTCAAGCGCCCGATCCTGATCGGCGACACGATTTGCGTCGTGCAGACGGTGAAATCGAAGCGCCCGACGCGCAAGCCGGACGCGGGGATCATCATCTTCGACGTCCAGGTGAAGAACCAGCGCGGAAAGGTGTGCCAGGAGGGGGAGTGGAAGGTGATGTATATGCGGCGCGACACGAACTCGGACGAGAACTGACGGCGCGCGCCGATCGCGGCTGCCTCTTTCCGGGCGCGCTGTCCGGGACGGCTGGAGGCGGGGAGGTTCCATGAAAATCGCAGTGCTGGTGAAGCGCGTTCCGGACACGGCGTCGGCGTTTGAACTGAACGCGGCGGGCACGGGCATTGTCACGGATCGGCTCAAGTACATCATGAGCCCGTACGACGAGCATGCCGTGCAGGAGGCGATCAATCTTCAGGCGGCCACGGGCGCGACGGTTGTTGCGGTGTCGCTGGGCGACGAAGGCGCGAAGGACATTCTCCGCACCGCGCTCGCCATGGGCGCGGATTCCGCTGTCCTGGTGCGCGGGGAAGGGGTGGACGCGCTCGGCCCGCGGGGCATATCGGAGGCGATCGCCGCGACATTGCGGCGGATCGAACCCGACCTGGTGTTTGCGGGCAGGCAGGCCGTGGACGGCGACGGCGCGCAGATTCCCGAGCGCGTTGCGGAGCTCCTCGGCTGGCCCCATGCGTCCTCGATCACGCGTTTTACGCTGGACGGCGCCACCGCCTCGGTGGACCGCGAGGTTGAAGGGGGCCATTTCGTGCTGGAGCTGCCGCTGCCGGCCGTGTTCACCACGGAGAAGGGCATCAATAAGCCCGAGTATCCCAAGCTCCCGAATATCATGAAGGCGAAGAAGAAGCCGCTGGAGGAATGGACCCTCGCGGACCTGGGGCTGTCCCCGGGCGAACTCGCGGGCCGCGTGGCCGTGGAGTCGATGCGCCTGCCCCGGCAGGAGCGGCTCGGGCGGATGATGGCGGGCGATGCGCCGGCGCAGGTCGCCGCGCTGGTTCACGCGCTGCGCGACGACGAAAAGGTGCTGTAGGATGGGCGTACTGGTCTTGCTGGAGCAGCGCGGCGCGTTGAAGCCGTGCGCGCTGGAAGCCGCGAGCGCGGCCGCCGCCATCGCGCGGGACGCGGGGCTTCCGCTGCACGCCGCGTTTATCGGGCAGTCCCTCGTGGACGACGCGGAGGCCCTCGCAGGATTTGGTATCGACACGCTCTATGCCTACGAAAACGACCGGCTGGGCCACTACTCCAGCGACGCCTACGCGCCGATTGTGCGCGAGCTCGCGCGGGAGA is drawn from Candidatus Hydrogenedentota bacterium and contains these coding sequences:
- a CDS encoding SDR family oxidoreductase translates to MTGGSRGVGRATAFELARQGYAVTVNYSASRDDAEATVERIREYGGEAIAVQANVADDAACRALVAQSIEAFGRLDVLINNAAVTRFIPHNALDQVQDADWDLILGVNLKGPFQMVRAALPSLVQSGDGAIVNVASIAGLSGAGSSIPYCASKAALINMTVALARVCAPKVRVNAVAPGFIEGDWLKQGLGPSYDMVKKQCEDRAPLHRVCKPEDVAAAVLSLVSGSPLITGQTLVVDGGMLIGSTP
- a CDS encoding dehydratase, with translation MDYEDGIYFEDLSEGDSATTPGRTITETDIVNFAGLSGDFNRIHTDEVFAANMHFGQRIAHGMLGLSVASGLVTRNPGAQRHMLVAWLGLTWDFKRPILIGDTICVVQTVKSKRPTRKPDAGIIIFDVQVKNQRGKVCQEGEWKVMYMRRDTNSDEN
- a CDS encoding electron transfer flavoprotein subunit beta/FixA family protein; the encoded protein is MKIAVLVKRVPDTASAFELNAAGTGIVTDRLKYIMSPYDEHAVQEAINLQAATGATVVAVSLGDEGAKDILRTALAMGADSAVLVRGEGVDALGPRGISEAIAATLRRIEPDLVFAGRQAVDGDGAQIPERVAELLGWPHASSITRFTLDGATASVDREVEGGHFVLELPLPAVFTTEKGINKPEYPKLPNIMKAKKKPLEEWTLADLGLSPGELAGRVAVESMRLPRQERLGRMMAGDAPAQVAALVHALRDDEKVL